The following proteins come from a genomic window of Trifolium pratense cultivar HEN17-A07 linkage group LG4, ARS_RC_1.1, whole genome shotgun sequence:
- the LOC123921490 gene encoding ribonucleases P/MRP protein subunit POP1-like, producing the protein MVTDGTKKPKVSAVPPRKINVQKFAESRAPELLSLQSIVENRLSNDYKSQRNKRRRTTSFNDQIARKGHRRKRQKLGRVDKVNAESVLNKDHKMKLSRHVRRRYELKSNPENGFCTSGDGTKRLRTHVWHAKRFSMTKLWGYHLPLGLQGRGKGSRALLRKLKQGVLVHDASYNSAVQLEGPEDVLVSVLRMVLMPSPIEATHPRNHGDSVISGLTYGTAMLHQVGAPVSRAIAPVTYMWRPTFQESITDIGVSDGKVIPDVDLCEKPESLECSSSSRHLWVWIHASAFEEGYDNLKLACQKEMEKRGISIKCSSLEGQLAKLELMGPKTFQLLQKILHPVRSISENHWQLKKHVTIEENHVSQDMKSSILKNEEHFSSSAMLSLNVKDPRDLPAKKTVVSTEPISPKVLSDAQETNCEELADLGGMLEKNNDLTSLSDVDDLWYANTRGFKPPVEDSVLSMEKHRERMIKFCLDDKNFGDANSSKVQCSRSCPILLLKNDTKELSTGWSVILPLSWVKAFWIPLITNGAQAIGLREKQWIASDTGIPIFPQDFPDCKAYSCFMAAKAAECNEKEELRPPYVRNLRVPILPPWGIVHATFNKEFSTMETPDLSAREDLTNANSVSNSCSGNFEISNFDSENSFDGTVARTDHVLTTLLDETKTGPLLLFPYAADGKARISKFIKGELMLDMRHKSSVIYDRKLCFIRVHLQPFKEGFFEEGAVICAPHPSDISLWTSSSVKSEVGLKLSDSAMKSYFKENSSGKWEMQIPDDSIGRQSHRWPIGFITSGCVQGSKRLSAEGFCEAVLLSHLREEQWKEMLVKQRRSEIYVLVRNLKSVAYRLALASIVLEYQENDIEFL; encoded by the exons ATGGTTACTGACGGAACCAAAAAGCCTAAAGTTTCAGCAGTGCCACCTCGCAAAATCAATGTGCAGAAGTTTGCAGAATCCCGTGCCCCTGAGCTTTTGAGCCTTCAGTCTATAGTTGAAAATAGATTAAGCAATGATTATAAGTCTCAAAGGAACAAGAGAAGAAGAACAACATCATTTAATGACCAAATTGCAAGAAAGGGGCACAGAAGAAAGAGGCAAAAACTGGGTAGAGTTGATAAAGTCAATGCTGAATCAGTTTTGAATAAGGACCATAAAATGAAGCTTTCTCGACATGTTCGTCGAAGATATGAACTTAAGAGTAACCCTGAGAATGGCTTTTGCACTTCTGGGGATGGAACCAAGAGGCTGAGAACACATGTTTGGCATGCAAAGCGATTTTCCATGACCAAGCTGTGGGGTTACCACCTTCCTCTCGGTCTTCAAGGAAG AGGGAAAGGTTCGCGGGCATTGTTGAGAAAGCTCAAACAAGGGGTGCTGGTACACGATGCAAGCTATAACTCTGCTGTTCAATTGGAGGGTCCAGAG GATGTGTTAGTTTCAGTATTAAGAATGGTACTCATGCCCTCTCCTATAGAAGCAACACATCCCAGAAATCATGGTGACTCCGTTATTTCTGGTTTAACCTATGGAACTGCAATG CTTCATCAAGTTGGAGCACCAGTTTCTCGGGCAATTGCTCCTGTAACTTATATGTGGCGACCAACTTTCCAAGAAAGTATCACAGACATAGGTGTCAGTGATGGAAAAGTTATCCCTGACGTTGATTTATGCGAAAAACCAGAAAGCTTGGAGTGTAGTAGTTCTTCTAGACACCTTTGGGTGTGGATACATGCTTCTGCCTTTGAAGAAGGATACGATAATCTAAAACTGGCCTGCCAGAAAGAG ATGGAAAAGAGAGGCATCTCAATCAAATGTTCTTCGCTTGAGGGTCAACTTGCCAAATTGGAATTAATGGGACCAAAGACATTTCAACTTCTTCAGAAGATATTGCATCCTGTTAGAAG TATTTCAGAAAATCATTGGCAGTTAAAGAAACATGTGACTATAGAAGAAAACCACGTTTCTCAGGATATGAAATCTTCCATACTGAAAAATGAGGAGCATTTTTCTTCGTCTGCAATGTTATCTCTTAATGTTAAGGATCCTCGGGATTTACCTGCGAAAAAGACTGTTGTTTCGACAGAGCCAATTTCACCTAAGGTTTTAAGTGATGCACAAGAAACTAATTGCGAAGAGCTTGCTGATTTGGGAGGAATGTTGGAAAAGAATAATGACTTGACTTCTTTATCTGATGTTGATGATCTATGGTATGCTAATACCAGAGGCTTTAAGCCTCCAGTGGAAGACAGTGTTCTTTCTATGGAGAAGCACCGTGAACGCATGATTAAATTCTGCCTTGATGACAAAAATTTTGGGGACGCGAACTCTTCCAAAGTGCAGTGCTCAAGATCTTGCCCTATTCTGCTTTTGAAAAATGATACGAAGGAATTATCCACAGG ATGGTCTGTTATACTTCCCTTAAGTTGGGTTAAAGCCTTCTGGATTCCACTCATCACTAATGGAGCACAGGCAATAGGTTTGCGAGAAAAGCAGTGGATTGCATCTGAT ACGGGGATACCAATTTTCCCTCAAGATTTCCCAGATTGCAAGGCATACTCATGCTTCATGGCTGCTAAAGCTGCCGAATGTAATGAAAAAGAAGAACTTCGTCCTCCTTATGTAAGGAATTTGAGAGTTCCAATCCTGCCTCCATGGGGTATTGTTCACGCTACTTTCAACAAAGAGTTTAGCACAATGGAGACTCCAGACCTTTCAGCCAGGGAAGATTTGACCAATGCTAATTCGGTGTCAAACTCTTGCTCTGGCAactttgaaatttcaaatttcgacTCTGAGAATTCATTTGATGGAACTGTAGCAAGGACAGATCATGTGTTGACTACTTTACTCGATGAAACAAAAACTGGCCCATTGCTGTTATTTCCTTATGCAGCAGATGGAAAGGCCAGAATCTCTAAGTTTATTAAGGGAGAACTAATGCTCGATATGAGGCATAAAAGTTCTGTCATTTATGACCGTAAGCTATGTTTTATAAGAGTTCATCTTCAGCCATTCAAGGAAGGCTTTTTTGAAGAGGGTGCAGTTATTTGTGCACCACATCCTTCTGATATATCTTTATGGACTTCAAG TTCAGTGAAAAGTGAAGTGGGACTTAAACTGTCTGATTCTGCTATGAAATCATATTTCAAAGAGAATTCCTCCGGTAAATGGGAAATGCAGATACCAGACGATTCAATCGGCAGACAGTCTCACCGGTGGCCTATTGGCTTCATCACGTCAGGTTGTGTTCAAGGAAG CAAGAGGCTTTCAGCAGAGGGATTTTGTGAGGCCGTTTTACTATCTCATTTAAGAGAGGAACAATGGAAGGAGATGCTCGTGAAGCAGAGGAGAAGCGAAATATACGTACTTGTCAGGAATTTAAAATCTGTTGCATATAGGCTAGCTCTTGCTTCTATTGTCCTAGAATATCAGGAAAATGACATTGAATTCTTGTAA